TGAGGATCCCGCGCAGGCGGTCCTGCCCGCGGTGCACGGCCACGCTCACGGACGCGTCCCCGGCCGCGTCGAGCAGCCATGCGGCCAGGAGGTCGGTGGTGCCGTCGTCGCCGGGCGCGCACTCGACGCGCGCGTCGTCCGTCGACGAGCCGGCCCAGCCGATCACCGCGCCCGCGCCGTCGCGGACCACGGCGATCCGCCCCGGCAGCTGCCCGGTCGCGGCCTCCCACGCGAAGCCGCCCGGGTGGGTCGACGCGGGGAACCACGCCGACAGCGCGCGGGGGATGTCGCGCACGGCGTCGGCCGGGTCGCCGGTGATCTCGATCAGGCCCGCGGCCGCTCGTGTCATGCCGCCGAGCCTAGGGGGCGCCGCCGGAGCGGCACCCGCCCTACCGCTCCGCCTTCGCCCCGTCCGACGGCGTCACCGTGAAGACGGTCGGACCCGTGTAGCCGTGCTCCGCGAACGCGCCGTCGATCGCGACCTGCAGCCGCGACAGGGAGTCGACGTCGATCAGCGCGATGGCGGACCCGCCGAACCCGCCGCCCGTCATGCGCGCGCCGATCGCGCCCTCGTTCTGCGCGACCTCCACCGCGAGGTCGAGCTCCGGGACGCTGATCTCGAAGTCGTCGCGCATCGAGCGGTGGCTCGCGTCGAGCAGCTCGCCGATGGCGCGCGGGCCCTCCTCGCGGAGCGCGCGCACGGTGTCGAGCACGCGCTGGTTCTCGGTGACGATGTGGCGCACGCGGCGGAACGTCTCGTCGTCGAGCACCTCGCGGGCCCGCACGAGGTCGTCGACGGCGAGGTCGCGCAGCGAGGACACGCCCATGAGGCGCGCGCCCAGCTCGCACGACTCGCGGCGCGCGCGGTAGCCGCCGTCGGCGTGCGCGTGGGCGACGTGGGTGTCGATCACGGCGATGGTGAGGCCGGCCGCCTCGAGCCCGAGCGGGATGACCTCGGCGTCGAGCGAGCGGCAGTCGAGGAACACGCCCGCGTCCTGGCGGCCGAGGAGGCTCGCGGACTGGTCCATGATCCCGGTCGGCGCGCCCACGATCTCGTTCTCGGCGAGCTGCCCGACCGCGGCGAGGGTCGGCCGGTCCAGGCCCAGGCGCCAGATGTCGTCGAGCGCGAGGGCGATGGACCCCTCGAGCGCGGCCGACGAGGACAGCCCCGCGCCCACGGGCACGTCGCTGTCGATGAACACGTCGAAGCCGGGCACGGCGCCGAGGTCGGCCCCGCGCTGACCGAGCGCCCACGCGACGCCCAGCGGGTACGCCTGCCAGCCGTCGATGCGCTCGCCGGTGAGGTCGGCGAGGCGCGCCTCCACGACCTCCTCGGAGAAGGAGCTGGCGAGGCGGATCCGGTCGTCGTCCCGCGGCGCGAGCGCGATGACCGTGCGGCGGTCGATCGCGAACGGGAACACGAAGCCCTCGTTGTAGTCGGTGTGCTCGCCGATGAGGTTCACGCGCCCGGGCGAGGACCACACGCCGTGCGGCTCGCGCTCGAAGCGGGCGCGGAATCCCTCGCGCACGTCGTCTCGGATGTCGGTCATGCGTCCTCCACTGCCTTCCGGATCATCTCGGCCGCCTTCTCCGGCGGCACGTCGCCGATCCAGGCGCCCATGGCCGCCTCGGATCCGGCCAGGAACTTGAGCTTGTCGGCCGCGCGGCGCGGCGACGTGATCTGCAGCATCAGCCGGATCTCGTCGCGGAGCGCGTCGACGGGCGCCTGGTGCCAGGCGGCGATGTACGGCGTCGGGGTGTCGTACAGCCGGTCCATCCCCTGCAGGAGCCGCAGGTACATCGTCGCGAGCTCGTCGCGCTCGGCCTCGGTCGTCTCCGCGAGGTCGGGCACGTGGCGGTGGGGGAGCAGGTGGATCTCCACGGGCCAGCGGGCCGCGAACGGCACGAACGCCGTGAAGTGCTCGCCGCGGAGCACGACGCGCTCGGACGCCTGCTCGGTCTCGAGGATCCGCTGGAACAGGCCCGGCCCGAACCGCTCGATCGAGTCGACGAGCCGGCGCGTGCGCGGCGTGACGTAGGGGTACGAGTAGATCTGCCCGTGCGGGTGGTGCAGCGTCACGCCGATGGCCTCGCCGCGGTTCTCGAACGGGAACACCTGGCGGATCCCGGGCATCGCCGAGAGGGCGCGCGTGCGCTCGGCCCACGCCTCCACCACGGTGCGGGCCCGCGACGGCGTGAGGCCGCTGAACGAGCCGGTGTGCGCGGGGCTGAAGCAGACGACCTCGCAGCGGCCGACCGAGGTGCGGGTGCGCTCCAGGCCGATGGCGGTGAGGTCGTCGTCGTCGACGGGCGCGTCGACGCCCGCGGTGTCCGCGAGCGCGGGTCCGAAGGACGGCGACTTGTTCTCGAAGACCGCGACGTCGTACATGCTCGGGATCTCGGACGGGTTGGTCGGGCTCGCGGGGGCGAGGGGATCCAGCTCCGCGGGCGGCAGGAACGCGCGGTTCTGGCGCGCGGCGGCGATGGAGACCCACTCGCCCGTGAGCACGTCCTGCCGCATCGTCGCGGTGGGCGGGCGGGGCGCGGCGGGCCGGGCGTCGGTGGCGCGCTCGGGCGGGAGGGTCGTGTCGGCGTCGTCGAAGTAGACGAGCTCGCGGCCGTCGGACAGCAGCGTGCGGCGCTGCGTGATCCCGGACGGCGACATCGTGACGGTCTGGTCGGCATGCATGATGCCTCGATCCTACGGGCTCGCGGGGGTCGGATCTGCGTCCGCGAAAGGCCCGGCTTGCGTTCCGGCAACCGCGTGCGGGAGGCTCGCGGCATGGCCGACGACTCCGCCCCCGTCCCCGCGGCGACCCGCCGGTCGCGCATCCTCGAGCGGCTCGGCGAGCGCGGCTTCGCGACCGTCGCCGAGCTCGCCGCCGACGCGGGCGTCTCCGCCGTCACGATCCGCGCCGACCTCGACGCGCTCGCCGACTCGGCCGCCGTCCAGCGCGTGCACGGCGGCGCGGTCCTCCGCTCCGGCCTCGGCGCGCGCGAGCAGAGCCTCGAGGTGACGCTCGAGTCCGCCGCCGACGCGAAGCGCGCCATCGGGCGTGCCGCCGCCGACCTCGTGGAGAGCGGGCAGAGCGTGCTGCTCGACGTCGGCAGCACGACGCTGCAGGTGGCCCGCGCGCTCGTGGCGCGCGATGACCTCGTCGACGTCACCGTGATCACGAACGGCCTCACGCTCGCGCTGGAGCTCGAGCGGGCCATGCCGCGCTTCACCGTGGTCGTGACGGGCGGCACGCTCCGGGCGCTGCAGCACAGCCTCGTGGATCCGCTCGCCACCGTCGTGCTCGACCGCCTCCACCCCGACATCGCGTTCATCGGCTGCAACGGGATCGACGTCGACCGCGGCGTCACCAACGTCAACCTGCCGGAGGCCGAGGTGAAGCGGCGGATGGTCGCAGCGAGCGCCCGCACGGTGGTCGTCGCGGACGGCGCCAAGCTCGGCCGCACGCACCTCGGATCCGTCGCGCCGCTCGACCGCGTCGACACGCTGCTCACGGATGCCGACGCGGACCCGCACGAGGTCGGCCGGCTGCGCGACGCGGGCCTGCGCGTCGTCGCGGCGGGGTCGTCCGATGCGCCGCGGCCGTAACGTGGATCCCATGAGACCCGTCACCGGAGAGCAGCACCACCTCGTCCACGCCGGCCCGTCGGGCGAGCTGCGCGCCACCGTCGTGCAGCTCGCCGCCGCGATCCGCGGCCTGACCCTCGACGGCGTCGACCTCGTCGAGCCCTACGGCGATGACGTCGTCGCTCCCATGGGCGCCGGCATGGTCCTCGTGCCGTGGCCGAACCGGATCCGCGGCGCCCGCTACGAGCTCGACGGCAAGGCCCAGGCGCTCGACGTCTCGGAGCCGTCGCTCGGCAACGCGTCCCACGGCCTGCTCCGGAACACCGGCTACGCGGCGTCCGACCAGGCCGACGACCGCGTGACCCTCTCCGCCACCGTCTTCCCGCAGCACGGCTACCCGTTCCTCCTCGACACCTCCGTCACCTACCGGCTCACCGACGACGGCCTCGTCGTCACGCACCGGATCCGCAACGACTCGACCGCGGCCGCCCCGGTCGCGGTCGGCGCGCACCCCTACCTCGCGATCGGCGGCGTCCCCTCCTCCGAGCTCACGCTCACCGTGCGCGCCGACACCTGGTCCGAGGTCGACGACGCGCTGATCCCCGTCGCCGACCACCCGGTGGACGGCGCCGACGAGGACCTCCGCCAGGGCCGCGTCGTCGGCGGGCTGGACCTCAACACCGGCTACGGCGACGTGCACGTGGATGGCGGCACGAGCCGCCACGGCCTCACCGCGCCCGACGGCCGCGGCGTCGAGCTCTGGGCCGACGCGTCCTTCGGCTTCCTGCAGGTCTACACGCCGCGGGAGTTCCCGACCCACGGGCGCCAGGCCGTCGCCATCGAGCCGATGACGGCGCCGGCGGACGCCTTCAACTCCGGCGTCGGCGTGCGCCGCCTCGCGCCCGGCGAGGAGTGGACGCTCAGCTGGGGGATCCGCGCGACGGGCTTCTAGCCCTCGTCCTCCTGCGCCCACTGCAGCGCGACCCGCTGCGTGTACCGCTCCAGGGCGATCCGGTTCTCCTCGGGCTCGCGCAGCCCGTCGATGTAGGCGAGCAGACGCCCGACGACGCCCGAGAGGTACTGCACGCCGCGGTCGTCGTGCTCCTCTAGCGCGGTCTTCAGCAGGTCGTAGCGCTCGCTCGTCTCCTCGGCGGTCAGCATCGCGATCACGAGTTCGTCGGCCTGCATGCTCATGGGATCCAGCATCGCATCGGAGCCGTCGTCGCCCGCGCGCGGGACGCGTCCGCACCCGCGCGGGCATGCGGATCCGGGCCCCGTGGAGACCGCGGTCGCGCCTCCCCGAACTGGGGATACGTTGCGGGCGGCAGGTGGCCCCACCCTTGCCGTATCCAGCGTGGGGCGTCCGGTGCTCGGGGGAGCGCGTCGTCGCGGCCCGTCAGCGCCCGTCAGCACGGCCCACCCGGAAGGCTCCCCTTGTCCCAGTCACGCGCCGACGCGCCTGCGCCCACCGTTGCCCCGCCCGCCGAGGCCCTCGCCCAGGCCGCCCCGGCGCCCGCCGAGCGGCCGCCGCTCCTCGGTCGCCGCTCCGTCTTCCTCGCCGCCGTCGGCGCGACCGCGGGCGCGGCCGCCGTCGCCGCGCCCGCCGCGGCGCCGACCGCATCGGCGGCCGCCATGGTGGGCGACCAGTCACGCGTCTACTACCCGGAGCAGTTCGGCTTCGTGCCGTCGGCCGCGGACCACACGAAGGCCATGACCGCGTTCTTCGGGGCGCTGCAGAAGACGGGCGGGCGGGGGATGCTGCCGCCGTGCGAGATCCGCGTCACGTCCACCGGGATCGACTACTCCAGCGCCGCCTGGGCCAAGCAGCCCCTCTCGGGAGCGCCGTACGGGTACCCGGCCATCTCGATCGAGGGCTACGGGCGGCGGGTCACGACCATCCGGCAGATCGCCGGATCCACGGGGGACGTCTTCAAGGTGCAGGGCAAGATCGGCGCCGACGCCGGTCCCGCCGCGAACAACAAGGCGACCGTCTCGCTCACCGGCTTCAGCATCACCGGCACGCGCACGGGCCGCCACGGGCTGTACCTGCGCTCGCTGCTGCACTGCCGCATCACCGACATCGAGCTGAACGCCACCGGCGGCGCCGGGGTCTACTTCGCGCGCTCGGCCTTCACCGCGGCCAGCGACGAGTACTCCTACGCGAACGTCATCGAGGGCCTGCGGGTGATCACGGCGGGCACCTGGGGCGTCGACTGCGACGGCGTCAACGCCATCGACATCGTCATGCGCGACACCGAGATCGTGAACTGCACGGCGGGCGGGATCCGCATCGCCCCCACCAACGCGCGCTTCGAGAACACGCGCGTCATCGGCTGCGGGGCCGGCAACAAGGCCGCGCGCGGCTTCCTCGCGATCCCGACGAGCAACGCGGCGTCCATGGTCTCCGAGCTCGGCATCAACGGCATGCGCCTCGAGGGCAACTCGGGCGCGGGCGGGTACCAGATGGAGATCGGGGCGGGCGTCGGGGCCACCGTCGTCGGCTACAACATCGTCACGGGCGGCGACCTCGGCGCCCACGGCATCGGCGTCGGCATCGCCGACCAGGGCGGGCGGCTCGCGCAGGACACGTCCGTCGGCCGCGGCACCATGTTCATGACCCCGAGCAAGTACCCGTCGCAGCGCGTCGTCGTGGTGGGCGCGTTCGCCCGCGACACCCGCGTCGAGCGCCCGTCCCTGCCGAACAACCCCGACGCGCCCTTCGCGTCGGTCGTGACGGATCGCGGCGTCCGCAGCGTCGACGGCTTCGGACGCCCCCTCACGGACCCGGTGGTCGTGCCGACCCCGGCGGCGACCACGGCGCCGACGGCCTGACCGGTCACGTCGCTCCGAGTGGTGCTCCTCCTCGTCCGCTCGCCGGTCGAGGCACGCCCGGCGGAGCTGCTCCTTCGTCCAGGCGGGGCTCTGCGCCGAGTCGAGCTCGAGCGCCGGAGTGGTCGGGGCCGCGGGAGCCGCTGCCTCCGGAGCGGAGCAGGGCGGCTGCCAGGACGACGGGCACGAGGGCGATGGTGCGAGGGGGCGTCCCCGGACGCTGTCGGCTGGCCGGCAGGCGGGGCGTCCTCCGGGAGGGGACGGGCAGGCGTCGAGCGACGCATCATCTCCGAGCGCGGGGCGCGGGGGTCGGTGGGCCCCGTCGGGCTCGAACCGACGACCCAGGGATTAAAAGTCCCTTGCTCTACCAACTGAGCTAGAGGCCCGTGCCCTCGATGCTACGGGATGGGGGGATGCCCGCTCAGAGCCGGTCGACGTCGCGGGAGGACCCGCGGCGCAGCATCGCGCCCGCCACGACGGTTACCACGACGAGGAGGACGCCCACGCCGACGAGCCAGGCGAGCGCCTTGATCACGAAGCCCAGGATCACCAGGACGAGCCAGAGGGCGACGAGGCCGTAGACGAAGCGCATGCCCGGAGCCTACGGCGGCGACCCCGGCGCGACCCCGGCCGACGCGCGTCCGTCCCGGCGTACGCTTGCCGGGATGTCCGGCGATTACCACAAGCCCACCAAGTTCTCCGGGTCCAAGTTCGAGAGCATGCTCGGCGGCGACGACCCCGCCACGATCAGCCGCGTGGCCCACGAGACCGCGTCGGCCCTGTTGGCGCGCGTGCGAGCGGATCCCGACCCGGCGGTCGTCGAGCGCCTCATCGCGTACACCGACGAGCACGGCATCGACGCGGTCGCCGAGCTCTGGTCCCGTGCCAGCCCGCGCAGCCTGCCGGGCGCGCTCTGGCGGCTGTACCTCATGCGCGCGCTCATCCGCCAGGATCCCGACGGCATCAGCCTCCTCTACCAGCGCGGCACCGAGGTCGCGACGACCATCGACCCGGTGGTCGCCGGCGCCACCGCGCCCACGGGCCCGGCGGAGATCGTCGAGCTCGCCGACAGCATCCTCCGCGGTCTCTTCACGGGCGACTTCGCCGTGGCCCTCGACCGCGCGGGCGCCTTCAGCCGCCTCGCCGCGCTCGGCGCCACGAGCGTCGCCGACGACCTCGACGCCACGGCGTCCCCGGAGCGCGCCGGCGACCTGACCACGCGCGCGCTCCGCCTCTCGCAGATGGCGGCCGACCTCGTGCAGTGCGCCCGGCTCTGGCGGAGCGACCGCCTCGACTGACCCGTCCCGCGCGCGGATCCGCCCGTTCGCTGTGAGCGCCACCGCCGGGACGACAGCCCGCGCCGACTCCGTTACAGTGGACTCTGGTCGGGCCGCAGTACTCCCGGGTACCAATATTCGCCGCTCCGAGCGGCCTCGCGCCGAGAGGCGTCCTGCGGCCCGGCTCCTCATCTCCTTCCCCTCCTCCGCGGAGGGACGGCCCCCGCGCGAGCGGCCGAGCTCCCCGCATCCGCACCGCCGGATCCCCACGGCCTGTGACCAATCCGTGACGCGACCCGCGCCGAAGAGTCATCGTGAGGCGCTCACCCGCCTCGCATCCGCCACCCGCGAGGGTGCGACCCGCATCGGTCGGTCCTGCCCGCGTGGCAGGCCACCCGGCCATCCCAGATGTCCCGCATGACGGGATCCCGGCTGATGCGGGGCACCGCACGCCCGCAGGCCGGCTCCCCATCCGCCCGCACCACGACCGGAAGCGCCACATGACCTCCCCGCAGCACCGCCCCAGCTCGCCGGGCCCCGCCCTGCCTGCATGCGGAACGCAGCCCGGTCTGGGATGCTGGGGCTCGTGCCTTCATCGATCGAGCGTCCCGACCTGTCAGGGCCGGTGGACCCCGAGTCGAAGGAGGCCCTCCTCGGCCGCGTCGCCCAGGGCGACAAGCGCGCCTTCTCGGAGCTCTACGACCAGCTCGCGCCCCGCGTCCTCGGCCTCGTCCGCCGCCTGCTCGTCGACCACGCGCAGTCGGAGGAGGTCACGCAGGAGATCTTCCTGGAGATCTGGCAGTCCGCTTCCCGCTTCGACCCGACCAAGGGCGCAGCGACCACGTGGGTCCTCACCATGGCCCACCGCCGCGCGGTCGACCGCGTGCGCGCCTCGCAGTCCAGTCGCGATCGGGACGTCCGCATCGGCATCCGCGACCACGAGAACGGCTACGACCAGGTCTCCGAGACCGTCGAGATCAGCATCGAGCACGAGAGGGTGAAGAAGGCGATGACGAAGCTCACCGAGATCCAACGCCAGGCCGTCTCCCTCGCCTACTACGGCGGATACAGCCACAGCGAGGTCGCGTCGATGCTCGACGTGCCCATCGGCACCGTGAAGACGCGCCTGCGCGACGGCATGATCCGCCTGCGCGACGAGATGGGGGTCGCATCATGACCACCGACGACGACCTCCGCACGCTCACCGCGGCCTACGCGCTCGGTGCCGTCGACGCCGAGGAGGCGGCCGACTTCGAGGCGCTCCTCGAGCGCGACCCCGTGCTGCGCGCCGAGGTGGAGGAGCTGCGGGCGACCGCGGCCGACCTCGCCTGGACCACGGAGCCGGTGGATCCCTCGCCGCGCCTCAAGGTCGACCTCATGGCCATGCTCGACGCCACGCCGCAGCTGCCGCCGCTCCCCGCGCCGACCGCGGTGACGGACGACGACCGCCGGCCCGCGCCCGTCACGGAGCTGCGTCCCGCGGCATCCGCGGCCGAGGCGGGTCCCGTCGCGCCGTCGTCATCCGCTCCCCGCGAGCGGCTGGGCTCCGCGTCCTCCCGCGCCTCCGAGCGCTGGTTCCGCCGGCCCGGCGCCCTCATCGGCGTCGCCGCGGCAGCCGTCGTGCTCGTCGTGGGCGGCGTGGTGGTCGGCACGAACATCGGCGGTCCCGGCACGTCGCAGGCGCCCGTCGCCTCCGCGTACGAGCAGGTCACCACGGCGTCCGACGTCGTCATCGACAAGCGCGACGTCGTCGGCGGCGGCACGGCCACGGTCTACTTCTCCGCGTCCGAGGCCAAGACGGCCGTCGTGCTGAACGACGCGTCGCCGCTGCCCGAGGGCCGCGTGCTCCAGCTCTGGTACATCGGGAAGTCCGGCCCCGTGTCCGCCGGCGTCATCCCGGCCACGGACGGCACGGGTCACGCCGTGCTCGCGGGCAGCTACACCCCCGGCGACACCGTGGCGATCACGGTCGAGCCCGAGGGCGGATCCGAGCAGCCCACGACCGAGCCCATCGTGGCGGTCACCAGCACCTGATCCGGCGCCGCGCTCCCGCGGTACGACGAAGGCCCCGCATCCGGAGGATGCGGGGCCTTCTGCCGTGGCGGCGCGGGATCAGCCGAAGCGGCCGCTCACGTAGTCCTCGGTCGCCTGCACGCTGGGCTTCGAGAACATGGTGGTGGTGTCGTCGTACTCGATGAGCTTGCCGGGCTTGCCGGTGCCCGCGATGTTGAAGAAGGCCGTGCGGTCGGAGACGCGGCTGGCCTGCTGCATGTTGTGCGTCACGATCACGATCGTGTACTGCGCCTTGAGCTCCTCGATGAGGTCCTCGATGGCGAGCGTGGAGATGGGGTCGAGCGCGGAGCACGGCTCGTCCATCAGCACGACGTCGGGCTGCACCGCGATGGCGCGCGCGATGCAGAGGCGCTGCTGCTGGCCGCCGGAGAGGCCCGAGCCCGGCAGCGCGAGCCGGTCCTTGACCTCGTTCCAGAGGTTGGCGCCCATGAGCGACTGCTCGACCAGCGCGTCCGCGTCCGACTTCGAGATCTTGCGGTTGTTGAGCTTGACGCCCGCGAGCACGTTGTCGCGGATCGACATGGTGGGGAAGGGGTTCGGCCGCTGGAAGACCATGCCGACCTGGCGGCGCACGAGCACCGGGTCGACGCCGGGGCCGTAGAGGTCGTTGCCGTCGACCAGCACCTCGCCCTCCACGTACGCGCCGGGGATCACCTCGTGCATGCGGTTGAGCGTGCGGAGGAAGGTCGACTTGCCGCAGCCGGACGGGCCGATGAAGGCGGTGACGGTGCGCGGCTCGATCCGCAGGTTGACGTCCTCGACCGCCTTGAACTTGCCGTAGTAGACGTTCAGGTCGTTGACTTCGATGCTCTTGGACAAGGGGTGTTCCTAACCGTTCGGGTTCGTGGCCGGGGGAGCGGGCGCTAGCGGCCGAGCTTGGGGGCGAAGATGCGGGCGATGAGCCGGGCGATGATGTTCAGCACCATGACGATGAGGATCAGCACGAGCGCGCCGGTCCACGCGCGGTCCACGTAGGCGAACGCGTCGCTGCCCTGGTCGGCGTACTGCCGGAAGACGAACACCGGCAGGGTCATCATCTGGTCCTTGAAGGGGTTGTAGTTCATGCTCTGCGTGAAGCCGGCGACGATGAGCAGCGGCGCCGTCTCGCCGATGACGCGGGCGATCGCGAGCATCACGCCCGTGACGATGCCGGCGAGCGACGTCGGCAGCACGATCTTCACGATCGTCAGCCACTTCGGCACGCCGAGCGCGTAGGACGCCTCGCGGAGCTCGTTCGGCACCAGCTTCAGCATCTCCTCGGCGCTGCGCACGACGACGGGGATCATCAGCACGGAGAGCGCGAGCGCGCCGCCGAAGCCGAGGCGGATGCCCGGGCCGAGGAAGATCACGAGCAGGGCGTAGGCGAAGAGGCCCGCGACGATGGACGGGATGCCCGTCATGACGTCGACGAAGAACGTGATGGCGCGGGCCAGGCGGCCGCGGCCGTACTCGACGAGGTAGATGGCCGCCATGAGGCCCACGGGGATGGAGATCACCGCGGCGATGGCGGTCACGATCAGCGTGCCCACGATCGCGTGGAGGCCGCCGCCGCCCTCGCCCACCACGTTGCGGAGGCTCGAGTTGAAGAACAGCGGGTCGAAGCGGCCGGATCCGTTCGTGACGGCCGTGAACACGAGCGAGACGAGCGGGATGAGCGCGAGCACGAACGCGACCGTGACGAGGATCGTGATGACCCGGTCCTTCGCCTTCCGCTCGCCCTCCACGGCGAGCGAGATGCAGAAGAGCGCGATGCCGAACAGGAGCGTCCCGAACACGGCCGTGCCGACGATGTTGAAGCCGTCGGCGGCGCCCGCGAGCTCGAGCACGAGGAAGACGGCCGCCATCACGAGCCAGGACACGACGAAGATCGCCGGCGCCGTGAAGCGGTGCAGCTTCCCGGCGGTGAGGGAGTTGGGCAGGGTGCTCGCGACGGGCCGCGTGCGGGAGGGGGTGGTCGTCGCCATTAGTTCGCTCCGGAGAAGGCCTTGCGGCGGCTGATGATGTAGCGGGCGAGCATGTTCACGGCCAGCGTGATGACGAAGAGCATGAGGCCGGAGGCGATGAGCTCGTTGATCTTGAGGCCGTACGCCTCGGGGAAGCTCAGCGCGATGTTCGCGGCGATGGTGTTCGAGTTCGTCGACTGGAACCACGCGAAGTTCACGACCGCGGCGGGGGAGAGGACGATCGCGACCGCCATCGTCTCGCCCAGGGCGCGACCGAGGCCCAGCATGGATGCCGAGATGATGCCGGGGCGGCCGAAGGGCAGCACCGCGGTCTGGATCATCTCCCAGCGCGTCGCGCCGAGGGCCAGCGCGGCCTCCTCGTGCAGCTTCGGCGTCTGGAGGAAGACCTCGCGGCAGAGCGCGGTGACGATCGGCAGGATCATGACGGCGAGCACGACGGCGACCGTGAAGATCGTGCGGCCGGTGCCGGAGACGGGGCCGGCGAAGAGCGGGAACCAGCCGAACGCGTCCGTGAGGAACGCGTAGAACGGCTGCAGGAACCGCGCCAGGACCGTGATGCCCCAGAGGCCGAAGACGACCGACGGCACGGCGGCCAGCAGGTCGATGATGTAGCCCAG
The genomic region above belongs to Clavibacter phaseoli and contains:
- the galK gene encoding galactokinase — its product is MTDIRDDVREGFRARFEREPHGVWSSPGRVNLIGEHTDYNEGFVFPFAIDRRTVIALAPRDDDRIRLASSFSEEVVEARLADLTGERIDGWQAYPLGVAWALGQRGADLGAVPGFDVFIDSDVPVGAGLSSSAALEGSIALALDDIWRLGLDRPTLAAVGQLAENEIVGAPTGIMDQSASLLGRQDAGVFLDCRSLDAEVIPLGLEAAGLTIAVIDTHVAHAHADGGYRARRESCELGARLMGVSSLRDLAVDDLVRAREVLDDETFRRVRHIVTENQRVLDTVRALREEGPRAIGELLDASHRSMRDDFEISVPELDLAVEVAQNEGAIGARMTGGGFGGSAIALIDVDSLSRLQVAIDGAFAEHGYTGPTVFTVTPSDGAKAER
- the galT gene encoding galactose-1-phosphate uridylyltransferase yields the protein MHADQTVTMSPSGITQRRTLLSDGRELVYFDDADTTLPPERATDARPAAPRPPTATMRQDVLTGEWVSIAAARQNRAFLPPAELDPLAPASPTNPSEIPSMYDVAVFENKSPSFGPALADTAGVDAPVDDDDLTAIGLERTRTSVGRCEVVCFSPAHTGSFSGLTPSRARTVVEAWAERTRALSAMPGIRQVFPFENRGEAIGVTLHHPHGQIYSYPYVTPRTRRLVDSIERFGPGLFQRILETEQASERVVLRGEHFTAFVPFAARWPVEIHLLPHRHVPDLAETTEAERDELATMYLRLLQGMDRLYDTPTPYIAAWHQAPVDALRDEIRLMLQITSPRRAADKLKFLAGSEAAMGAWIGDVPPEKAAEMIRKAVEDA
- a CDS encoding DeoR/GlpR family DNA-binding transcription regulator: MADDSAPVPAATRRSRILERLGERGFATVAELAADAGVSAVTIRADLDALADSAAVQRVHGGAVLRSGLGAREQSLEVTLESAADAKRAIGRAAADLVESGQSVLLDVGSTTLQVARALVARDDLVDVTVITNGLTLALELERAMPRFTVVVTGGTLRALQHSLVDPLATVVLDRLHPDIAFIGCNGIDVDRGVTNVNLPEAEVKRRMVAASARTVVVADGAKLGRTHLGSVAPLDRVDTLLTDADADPHEVGRLRDAGLRVVAAGSSDAPRP
- a CDS encoding aldose 1-epimerase family protein; the encoded protein is MRPVTGEQHHLVHAGPSGELRATVVQLAAAIRGLTLDGVDLVEPYGDDVVAPMGAGMVLVPWPNRIRGARYELDGKAQALDVSEPSLGNASHGLLRNTGYAASDQADDRVTLSATVFPQHGYPFLLDTSVTYRLTDDGLVVTHRIRNDSTAAAPVAVGAHPYLAIGGVPSSELTLTVRADTWSEVDDALIPVADHPVDGADEDLRQGRVVGGLDLNTGYGDVHVDGGTSRHGLTAPDGRGVELWADASFGFLQVYTPREFPTHGRQAVAIEPMTAPADAFNSGVGVRRLAPGEEWTLSWGIRATGF
- a CDS encoding DNA-directed RNA polymerase subunit beta; translation: MSGDYHKPTKFSGSKFESMLGGDDPATISRVAHETASALLARVRADPDPAVVERLIAYTDEHGIDAVAELWSRASPRSLPGALWRLYLMRALIRQDPDGISLLYQRGTEVATTIDPVVAGATAPTGPAEIVELADSILRGLFTGDFAVALDRAGAFSRLAALGATSVADDLDATASPERAGDLTTRALRLSQMAADLVQCARLWRSDRLD
- a CDS encoding sigma-70 family RNA polymerase sigma factor, with translation MLGLVPSSIERPDLSGPVDPESKEALLGRVAQGDKRAFSELYDQLAPRVLGLVRRLLVDHAQSEEVTQEIFLEIWQSASRFDPTKGAATTWVLTMAHRRAVDRVRASQSSRDRDVRIGIRDHENGYDQVSETVEISIEHERVKKAMTKLTEIQRQAVSLAYYGGYSHSEVASMLDVPIGTVKTRLRDGMIRLRDEMGVAS
- a CDS encoding anti-sigma factor — protein: MTTDDDLRTLTAAYALGAVDAEEAADFEALLERDPVLRAEVEELRATAADLAWTTEPVDPSPRLKVDLMAMLDATPQLPPLPAPTAVTDDDRRPAPVTELRPAASAAEAGPVAPSSSAPRERLGSASSRASERWFRRPGALIGVAAAAVVLVVGGVVVGTNIGGPGTSQAPVASAYEQVTTASDVVIDKRDVVGGGTATVYFSASEAKTAVVLNDASPLPEGRVLQLWYIGKSGPVSAGVIPATDGTGHAVLAGSYTPGDTVAITVEPEGGSEQPTTEPIVAVTST
- the pstB gene encoding phosphate ABC transporter ATP-binding protein PstB, producing MSKSIEVNDLNVYYGKFKAVEDVNLRIEPRTVTAFIGPSGCGKSTFLRTLNRMHEVIPGAYVEGEVLVDGNDLYGPGVDPVLVRRQVGMVFQRPNPFPTMSIRDNVLAGVKLNNRKISKSDADALVEQSLMGANLWNEVKDRLALPGSGLSGGQQQRLCIARAIAVQPDVVLMDEPCSALDPISTLAIEDLIEELKAQYTIVIVTHNMQQASRVSDRTAFFNIAGTGKPGKLIEYDDTTTMFSKPSVQATEDYVSGRFG
- the pstA gene encoding phosphate ABC transporter permease PstA, with product MATTTPSRTRPVASTLPNSLTAGKLHRFTAPAIFVVSWLVMAAVFLVLELAGAADGFNIVGTAVFGTLLFGIALFCISLAVEGERKAKDRVITILVTVAFVLALIPLVSLVFTAVTNGSGRFDPLFFNSSLRNVVGEGGGGLHAIVGTLIVTAIAAVISIPVGLMAAIYLVEYGRGRLARAITFFVDVMTGIPSIVAGLFAYALLVIFLGPGIRLGFGGALALSVLMIPVVVRSAEEMLKLVPNELREASYALGVPKWLTIVKIVLPTSLAGIVTGVMLAIARVIGETAPLLIVAGFTQSMNYNPFKDQMMTLPVFVFRQYADQGSDAFAYVDRAWTGALVLILIVMVLNIIARLIARIFAPKLGR
- the pstC gene encoding phosphate ABC transporter permease subunit PstC, with product MTTAAPQPPQAPESDRPRDVAAAPAAPRSSQDAKPKARVGDRVFSGLSRGSGTLILVILAAVALFLIVQSIPALTAPPAEISGGSGFWAYVGPLMFGTVYAAALAMLMAVPVAIGIALFISHYAPRRLAQGLGYIIDLLAAVPSVVFGLWGITVLARFLQPFYAFLTDAFGWFPLFAGPVSGTGRTIFTVAVVLAVMILPIVTALCREVFLQTPKLHEEAALALGATRWEMIQTAVLPFGRPGIISASMLGLGRALGETMAVAIVLSPAAVVNFAWFQSTNSNTIAANIALSFPEAYGLKINELIASGLMLFVITLAVNMLARYIISRRKAFSGAN